The Zingiber officinale cultivar Zhangliang chromosome 10A, Zo_v1.1, whole genome shotgun sequence genome contains a region encoding:
- the LOC122026320 gene encoding zinc finger CCCH domain-containing protein 14-like isoform X1: MDVARKRGRPDATNGNGVDLKRSKEMDSFQPAIGSKLKPCTKFFSTAGCPYGEGCHFLHYFPGGVQAVQQITGLGNLPLVLPVTNPVALPPFQNSASAPIVKTRLCNKYSTAEGCKFGERCRFAHGEWELGKPVLSFNDAPITALPSLGVGRRFEPTPHSVHLAASFGASATAKISVNASLAGIIIGKGGVNTKQICRLTGAKLSIQDHDSDSSLKNIEMEGTFDQINQASAMVRDLIINITASTKLPVRNPAASTTALGNNFKTKICDNFTRGTCTYGDRCHFAHGDNELRKVPV; the protein is encoded by the exons ATGGATGTAGCTCGCAAGAGAGGGAGGCCGGATGCCACCAATGGGAATGGTGTTGATTTGAAGCGGAGTAAAG AAATGGACTCATTCCAACCTGCTATAGGAAGTAAATTGAAGCCATGCACCAAGTTTTTCAG CACTGCTGGTTGCCCCTACGGAGAGGGTTGTCATTTTCTCCACTATTTCCCTGGAGGTGTTCAGGCTGTGCAACAGATAACCGGCCTAGGGAATTTGCCATTAGTGTTGCCTGTGACAAACCCAGTCGCCCTTCCACCCTTTCAAAACAGTGCTTCTGCCCCCATTGTAAAGACCCGTTTGTGCAACAAATACAGCACTGCTGAAGGTTGCAAGTTTGGAGAGAGATGTCGTTTCGCCCATGGCGAGTGGGAGCTTGGCAAACCCGTTTTATCATTCAATGATGCCCCAATCACAGCGCTTCCATCTTTGGGAGTTGGGCGTCGGTTTGAACCTACTCCCCATAGTGTGCATCTAGCTGCCAGCTTTGGAGCCTCTGCCACTGCAAAGATAAGTGTCAATGCATCCCTTGCAGGCATCATAATCGGTAAGGGTGGAGTCAATACTAAGCAGATATGCCGCTTGACTGGAGCAAAGTTATCGATACAGGACCATGATTCGGATTCGAGCCTCAAAAACATCGAGATGGAGGGAACTTTTGATCAGATCAACCAGGCTAGTGCAATGGTAAGAGATCTCATCATCAACATCACTGCTAGCACTAAACTGCCAGTCAGGAATCCTGCTGCATCCACAACTGCTCTCGGGAACAACTTCAAGACCAAAATTTGTGATAACTTTACTAGAGGTACCTGCACTTACGGCGATCGATGCCATTTCGCTCATGGAGACAACGAGCTGCGCAAAGTCCCTGTGTGA
- the LOC122027350 gene encoding GTP 3',8-cyclase, mitochondrial-like encodes MRGLVLDLLRRRFPFQKFNFGVDGHKLEYSCLTTFNGRSCSRSMASATSTDILSEVPPKVTYNPLSDMLVDSFGRFHNYLRISLTERCNLRCQYCMPEEGVELTPNSELLSHDEIIRLATLFVTSGVDKIRLTGGEPTIRKDIEEICSSLSNLKGLKTLAMTTNGIVLLKKLPRLKDCGVNAINISLDTLVPAKFEFITRRKGHQKVMESINAAVELGYNPVKINCVVMRGLNDDEICDFVEMTREKPVNVRFIEFMPFDGNAWNDKKLVPYAEMLDRVRQRFKNVERCKDHPTDTAKNFKIEGHCGTISFITSMTEHFCAGCNRLRLLADGNFKVCLFGPSEVSLRDPLRAGVDDLVLKEIIGAAVKKKKAAHAGMFDLAKTTNRPMIHIGG; translated from the exons ATGAGGGGACTCGTTCTGGATCTCCTTCGCCGCCGTTTTccatttcaaaaattcaattttggG GTTGATGGCCATAAACTTGAATACAGTTGTCTTACAACTTTTAATGGACGAAGCTGTTCAAGGTCGATGGCATCTGCAACTTCTACTGATATTTTATCTGAAGTGCCACCAAAAGTTACATATAACCCTCTGTCTGATATGCTGGTTGATTCATTTGGGAGGTTCCATAATTACTTGAGGATCTCATTGACAGAGCGTTGCAATCTCCGTTGCCAGTATTGCATGCCTGAGGAAGGTGTCGAACTTACACCTAATTCCGAGCTCCTTTCGCATGATGAAATCATTCGACTTGCAACTCTCTTTGTGACTTCTGGAGTggataaaattaggttgacaggAGGAGAACCTACAATTAGGAAAGACATAGAAGAGATATGTTCAAGTCTTTCCAACTTAAAAGGTCTAAAAACACTTGCTATGACCACCAATGGGATAGTTCTTTTGAAGAAGCTTCCGAGATTGAAGGATTGTGGTGTTAATGCTATAAATATTAGTTTGGACACATTGGTTCCAGCTAAGTTTGAGTTCATTACTAGACGGAAGGGTCATCAGAAGGTCATGGAATCCATAAATGCTGCAGTAGAACTTGGATACAATCCCGTGAAG ATAAATTGTGTTGTGATGCGTGGGCTAAACGACGATGAGATTTGCGATTTTGTAGAGATGACAAGAGAGAAACCCGTCAATGTTCGCTTTATTGAGTTCATGCCATTTGATGGGAATGCATGGAATGACAAAAAACTTGTTCCTTATGCAGAGATGCTGGATAGAGTG AGACAAAGGTTCAAAAATGTAGAAAGGTGTAAGGATCACCCTACTGATACAGCGAAAAATTTCAAGATCGAAGGTCATTGTGGAACTATCTCATTTATTACATCAATGACCGAGCACTTTTGTGCTGGTTGCAATAGATTAAGACTCTTAGCAGATGGAAACTTCAAAGTATGCCTGTTTGGTCCATCAGAG GTGAGTTTGAGAGATCCATTGCGTGCCGGTGTTGATGACCTCGTGTTGAAGGAAATTATCGGAGCTGCG gtaaagaagaagaaagctgcgcaTGCCGGGATGTTTGATCTCGCAAAAACCACAAACAGACCTATGATACATATCGGCGGTTGA
- the LOC122026319 gene encoding protein adenylyltransferase SelO-like: MQLRHRLRLSSPLVSLFPSPISRPVFLPPRLAFGLGSPLARCRRPDCRIGYGPGERRYSVAVGSMESATEARDPAASVADGGSGAPRLSLEELNWDHSFARELPGDPRTDTISRQVLHACYTKVSPSAEVENPELVAWSERTAELLDLDTKEFGRPDFPLIFSGALPLKGGLPYAQCYGGHQFGVWAGQLGDGRAITLGELLNSRGERWELQLKGAGKTPYSRFADGLAVLRSSIREFLCSEAMHGLGIPTTRALCLVTTGKLVNRDMFYDGNSKDEPGAIVCRVAQSFLRFGSYQIHASRGKEDLEIVRTLADYTIRQHFPHKEKMNKSDDLSFKVGGVGSSVVDLTSNKYAAWSVEVAERTASLVASWQGVGFTHGVLNTDNMSVLGLTIDYGPFGFLDAFDPSYTPNTTDLPGRRYCFANQPDIGLWNIGQFTLTLSSAKLISEEEANYAMERYGDKFMDEYQSIMTKKLGLSTYNKQLISTLLNNMAVDKVDYTNFFRLLSNVKADATTPKSELLIPLRAALLDIGPERKEAWTTWVQTYIEELVSSGIPDDERKAAMNSVNPKYVLRNYLCQSAIDAAEQGDYGEVCRLLKLVEHPFDEQPGMEKYARLPPAWAYRPGVCMLSCSS; encoded by the exons ATGCAGCTGCGCCATCGCCTCCGTCTCTCTTCCCCTCTCGTTTCACTCTTCCCCTCCCCGATCTCTCGACCAGTTTTCCTTCCCCCTCGGCTAGCGTTCGGACTCGGTTCCCCTCTCGCGCGGTGCCGGCGACCCGATTGCCGGATCGGATACGGGCCAGGAGAGCGAAGGTACTCGGTTGCTGTTGGATCGATGGAGTCCGCGACGGAGGCGCGGGATCCTGCGGCCTCGGTTGCTGATGGTGGTAGCGGCGCCCCGAGGTTGAGTCTCGAGGAACTGAATTGGGATCACTCCTTTGCGAGAGAGTTGCCTGGGGATCCCAGAACTGACACGATATCCCGCCAG GTACTTCATGCATGTTACACAAAAGTATCTCCATCTGCCGAAGTGGAGAATCCTGAACTTGTAGCTTGGTCGGAAAGAACTGCTGAGTTGCTTGATTTAGACACGAAAGA GTTTGGGCGGCCTGATTTCCCATTAATATTCTCTGGAGCATTGCCTTTGAAGGGAGG GCTACCTTATGCGCAATGCTACGGGGGGCACCAATTTGGGGTGTGGGCTGGTCAGTTAGGGGATGGACGTGCTATTACTCTCGGTGAGCTCCTAAATTCTCGAGGTGAAAGATGGGAGTTGCAGCTCAAGGGTGCTGGGAAGACTCCTTATAGTAGATTCGCAGATGGTCTGGCAGTACTTCGAAGTAGCATCCGAGAATTTCTTTGTAGTGAGGCGATGCATGGACTTGGAATCCCTACTACTCGTGCACTCTGCCTTGTTACTACCGGCAAGCTTGTCAATCGAGACATGTTTTATGA TGGCAATTCCAAGGACGAACCTGGTGCAATTGTTTGCCGTGTTGCTCAGTCCTTCCTTCGGTTTGGTTCATATCAGATCCATGCATCCAGGGGAAAAGAAGACCTTGAAATTGTTCGCACTTTGGCAGATTACACCATTCGTCAACATTTTCCTCACAAAGAAAAAATGAACAAAAGTGATGATTTGTCTTTCAAGGTCGGGGGAGTAGGATCTTCAGTGGTAGATTTGACATCCAACAAGTATGCAG CTTGGTCAGTTGAGGTCGCCGAACGCACTGCTTCTTTAGTTGCAAGTTGGCAGGGAGTCGGCTTCACTCATGGTGTTTTAAACACAGATAACATGAGCGTGTTGGGTCTTACAATCGATTACGGCCCTTTTGGTTTCTTAGATGCTTTCGATCCAAGTTACACTCCAAATACTACTGACCTTCCTGGGAGGAGGTATTGCTTTGCAAATCAGCCTGATATCGGCTTGTGGAACATCGGACAATTCACACTAACGTTATCGTCTGCTAAGCTGATCAGCGAAGAGGAGGCCAACTATGCCATGGAAAG GTATGGAGACAAGTTTATGGATGAATACCAATCCATAATGACCAAGAAACTAGGTCTATCCACATACAATAAGCAACTCATAAGCACTCTTCTTAACAACATGGCTGTCGACAAAGTCGATTACACAAATTTCTTCCGGTTGCTTTCAAATGTCAAGGCTGATGCTACTACTCCAAAGAGTGAGCTGCTTATTCCTCTTAGAGCTGCTTTGCTGGACATCGGCCCGGAGAGGAAGGAAGCATGGACAACTTGGGTGCAAACATATATTGAGGAG TTGGTTTCAAGTGGCATCCCTGACGATGAACGCAAGGCCGCGATGAACTCCGTCAACCCCAAGTACGTCCTCCGCAACTACTTGTGCCAAAGCGCCATTGACGCAGCCGAGCAAGGTGACTACGGTGAGGTTTGCAGGCTGCTGAAACTAGTGGAGCACCCGTTCGACGAGCAACCGGGAATGGAGAAGTATGCGCGGCTGCCGCCGGCATGGGCATACCGGCCCGGCGTCTGCATGCTGTCATGCTCATCTTGA
- the LOC122026320 gene encoding zinc finger CCCH domain-containing protein 14-like isoform X2, whose protein sequence is MDSFQPAIGSKLKPCTKFFSTAGCPYGEGCHFLHYFPGGVQAVQQITGLGNLPLVLPVTNPVALPPFQNSASAPIVKTRLCNKYSTAEGCKFGERCRFAHGEWELGKPVLSFNDAPITALPSLGVGRRFEPTPHSVHLAASFGASATAKISVNASLAGIIIGKGGVNTKQICRLTGAKLSIQDHDSDSSLKNIEMEGTFDQINQASAMVRDLIINITASTKLPVRNPAASTTALGNNFKTKICDNFTRGTCTYGDRCHFAHGDNELRKVPV, encoded by the exons ATGGACTCATTCCAACCTGCTATAGGAAGTAAATTGAAGCCATGCACCAAGTTTTTCAG CACTGCTGGTTGCCCCTACGGAGAGGGTTGTCATTTTCTCCACTATTTCCCTGGAGGTGTTCAGGCTGTGCAACAGATAACCGGCCTAGGGAATTTGCCATTAGTGTTGCCTGTGACAAACCCAGTCGCCCTTCCACCCTTTCAAAACAGTGCTTCTGCCCCCATTGTAAAGACCCGTTTGTGCAACAAATACAGCACTGCTGAAGGTTGCAAGTTTGGAGAGAGATGTCGTTTCGCCCATGGCGAGTGGGAGCTTGGCAAACCCGTTTTATCATTCAATGATGCCCCAATCACAGCGCTTCCATCTTTGGGAGTTGGGCGTCGGTTTGAACCTACTCCCCATAGTGTGCATCTAGCTGCCAGCTTTGGAGCCTCTGCCACTGCAAAGATAAGTGTCAATGCATCCCTTGCAGGCATCATAATCGGTAAGGGTGGAGTCAATACTAAGCAGATATGCCGCTTGACTGGAGCAAAGTTATCGATACAGGACCATGATTCGGATTCGAGCCTCAAAAACATCGAGATGGAGGGAACTTTTGATCAGATCAACCAGGCTAGTGCAATGGTAAGAGATCTCATCATCAACATCACTGCTAGCACTAAACTGCCAGTCAGGAATCCTGCTGCATCCACAACTGCTCTCGGGAACAACTTCAAGACCAAAATTTGTGATAACTTTACTAGAGGTACCTGCACTTACGGCGATCGATGCCATTTCGCTCATGGAGACAACGAGCTGCGCAAAGTCCCTGTGTGA